One Brevibacillus choshinensis genomic window carries:
- a CDS encoding ABC transporter substrate-binding protein: protein MNKKRQWMNKGFIFIFVLALLITGCTSQTSKPAEGGSNSVQSQEKVLKIASFGDFETADPHFNTITTADEVVRESIYNGLVRFKPGSTKAEDIEADLAEKWENNKEGTIWTFHLRKGVKWHQGYGDFTSADVKWSYERVMNPETASPASLHTRSIAKIETPDDYTVVFHLKQADPTFLLRLVANGNGPGKIVKKEAVEAAGKDYKFKPVGTGPFIFKEHRIREKVVLEKNPDYFRGEPKLNHVEIYAMKEQPTVDVAMDKGDIHMTIGIGDELWMNNRRKNKDVVLDYSRHPLFWFLHLNTSMKPYDDIRVRKAIAHAINSKGFVEQVMGLDLAKVPTSTITSNLFGHADIGIYEYNPELSKKLLAEAGYPNGITLPQNNASSSPTSLNKMTWVQEQLRTSGIELPMTVVDSNTNSANNRKNLNGLILQGFPARPHADFLLTPYFHGASIIGKPTGYANLAHYEKSDALIDQARVEMDPEKAKSIYVQIQQQIKDEYVMVPLAETYIPLVRRKEVQLGYDMTAIPTTIYLVTENTDLVP from the coding sequence ATGAATAAAAAGCGGCAATGGATGAATAAGGGGTTCATTTTCATTTTCGTGCTGGCTCTGCTCATAACGGGTTGTACAAGTCAGACGAGCAAGCCGGCAGAGGGCGGCTCGAACTCAGTACAGTCACAGGAAAAAGTCTTGAAAATAGCTTCCTTTGGTGATTTTGAAACAGCTGATCCGCATTTCAATACAATTACAACTGCTGACGAAGTAGTCAGAGAATCCATTTATAATGGTCTCGTTCGTTTTAAGCCCGGTTCAACCAAAGCAGAGGATATAGAAGCAGACTTAGCGGAAAAGTGGGAGAACAATAAAGAGGGGACCATTTGGACTTTTCACCTGCGCAAGGGGGTAAAGTGGCATCAAGGATACGGTGACTTTACTTCTGCAGATGTAAAGTGGTCCTACGAGCGGGTCATGAATCCGGAAACGGCTTCTCCTGCCTCCCTGCATACGAGAAGCATTGCCAAGATTGAAACGCCCGATGATTATACGGTTGTCTTTCATTTGAAGCAGGCTGACCCCACCTTTTTGCTCCGGCTCGTAGCCAATGGGAACGGTCCTGGGAAAATTGTAAAAAAAGAAGCGGTCGAGGCAGCAGGCAAGGATTACAAGTTCAAGCCTGTCGGAACGGGTCCATTTATTTTTAAAGAGCATAGGATCCGTGAGAAAGTAGTCTTGGAAAAAAATCCAGACTATTTCCGCGGCGAGCCCAAGTTGAACCATGTAGAGATCTATGCGATGAAAGAACAGCCTACAGTTGACGTCGCCATGGATAAAGGCGACATTCATATGACAATCGGCATCGGCGATGAGCTCTGGATGAACAATCGAAGAAAAAACAAAGATGTCGTTCTGGATTATTCCCGTCATCCGCTCTTTTGGTTTCTCCATCTAAACACCTCGATGAAGCCGTATGACGACATCCGCGTCAGAAAAGCGATTGCCCATGCCATCAATTCAAAAGGCTTTGTGGAACAGGTGATGGGCCTTGATTTGGCGAAAGTGCCGACATCGACGATCACCAGCAACCTATTTGGTCATGCCGACATCGGAATTTACGAATACAATCCGGAGCTGTCGAAAAAATTGCTGGCTGAGGCTGGATACCCCAATGGAATCACACTGCCGCAAAATAATGCGAGCAGCAGTCCTACCTCTCTCAATAAAATGACATGGGTTCAGGAGCAGCTGCGGACATCAGGCATCGAACTGCCCATGACCGTCGTGGATTCCAATACCAACTCCGCAAATAACCGCAAAAACCTTAACGGGTTGATCCTTCAAGGCTTTCCGGCGAGACCGCATGCAGATTTTCTGCTGACACCCTATTTCCACGGTGCTTCCATTATCGGAAAACCGACTGGGTACGCCAACTTGGCCCACTATGAAAAATCGGACGCATTAATCGATCAAGCCCGGGTAGAGATGGACCCCGAAAAAGCAAAAAGCATCTATGTGCAAATCCAACAGCAGATTAAGGATGAATATGTAATGGTGCCGTTGGCAGAAACCTATATTCCCCTTGTGAGGAGAAAAGAAGTGCAGCTCGGTTATGATATGACAGCCATCCCTACTACGATCTATCTAGTCACTGAGAATACCGATCTGGTTCCTTAG
- a CDS encoding ABC transporter permease, whose protein sequence is MAAYIVKRFFASILTMFVLVTITFFLMHAVPGGPFSPAEERKVPKSVMEKMEEKFGLNEPLSVQYVNYLKSILQGDLGFSFKQSDVTVNELISQGFPVSAKVGLIAIIIALIIGMLLGITSAIKRGKWADWLSMIVATIGISIPNFVMTVLMLFLFAVVLKLLPTYGLSSWKHYILPVIGLAFGPIAYIARLMRSSMLEVMRQDYILTARAKGVPEYRVIFKHALKNAMIPIVTYLGPLVAALLTGSFIVERVFSIPGIGRDFVTGISDRDYSVILGLTVFLGLFIIIANFIVDILYAIIDRRVKIEE, encoded by the coding sequence ATGGCGGCTTATATCGTCAAACGGTTCTTTGCCAGCATCCTAACGATGTTTGTCCTTGTCACCATCACCTTTTTCCTGATGCATGCCGTACCGGGTGGCCCTTTCAGCCCGGCAGAGGAGAGGAAAGTACCCAAAAGCGTCATGGAAAAGATGGAGGAAAAATTCGGGTTGAATGAACCGCTGAGCGTTCAGTACGTGAACTATCTGAAGAGCATTTTGCAAGGGGACTTGGGCTTCTCCTTCAAGCAATCGGACGTCACGGTTAACGAACTCATCTCTCAAGGCTTCCCCGTCTCCGCAAAGGTCGGCCTGATTGCCATCATCATCGCACTCATTATCGGCATGCTGCTCGGCATCACCTCTGCCATTAAAAGAGGGAAATGGGCAGACTGGCTCTCCATGATCGTGGCCACCATCGGCATTTCCATCCCCAACTTCGTCATGACGGTACTCATGCTGTTCTTATTCGCCGTCGTCCTCAAACTGCTGCCCACCTACGGGTTGTCCAGCTGGAAGCATTACATCCTCCCGGTGATCGGGCTCGCATTCGGCCCCATTGCTTACATTGCCCGCCTGATGAGATCCAGCATGCTGGAGGTGATGCGCCAGGACTACATCCTGACGGCCAGAGCCAAAGGTGTTCCCGAATACCGCGTCATTTTCAAGCATGCACTCAAAAATGCCATGATTCCAATCGTGACGTATCTGGGGCCTCTCGTGGCCGCGCTGCTAACCGGCAGCTTCATCGTGGAGCGGGTGTTTTCCATTCCGGGCATCGGCAGGGATTTCGTGACGGGGATCAGCGACCGCGACTATTCCGTGATCCTGGGCCTGACGGTCTTTCTCGGGCTGTTCATCATCATCGCGAACTTTATCGTCGACATTCTGTACGCCATTATCGACCGGCGGGTAAAAATTGAGGAGTAG
- a CDS encoding ABC transporter permease: MAKYIIRRILIALPTMFITLSIIFFSLRILPGDPALAILGEGASEEVLAKLREQMGLNVPVWQQYVNYLAGIFRGDFGESISTGKPVSEMIQSIFPHTMRLAIGGLIVGCVIGIPLGILSAIKQNTTMDNAIRFIAMIGISFPPFFLAILFMVVFSLKIELFPSMGAGETFMENLYHLVLPSLTLGVILGAILMRFVRSSMLDEINQDYVRTARSKGASEKLVIYKHVLRNSLIPVITVIGLDITALLSGAILTETIYSRPGLGSMAVGAIVARDFPTLQGCLVLFTILVVGVNLVVDVSYSLVNPKIRPS, from the coding sequence ATGGCCAAGTATATCATACGCAGGATATTGATAGCGCTTCCAACCATGTTTATCACCCTCAGCATCATCTTCTTTTCGTTGCGTATCCTTCCTGGGGATCCAGCATTGGCTATTTTAGGAGAAGGGGCAAGTGAAGAGGTGCTGGCAAAGCTGCGGGAACAGATGGGGCTAAACGTACCGGTATGGCAGCAGTATGTAAACTATCTGGCTGGAATTTTTCGGGGGGATTTTGGTGAATCGATCTCGACGGGGAAACCCGTAAGTGAAATGATCCAAAGCATCTTTCCGCATACCATGAGGCTGGCGATCGGCGGATTGATCGTCGGATGCGTGATCGGGATCCCCCTCGGAATTCTCTCCGCAATCAAGCAAAATACAACAATGGATAATGCAATCCGATTTATTGCCATGATCGGCATTTCCTTTCCTCCTTTTTTTCTGGCGATCTTATTCATGGTTGTCTTCTCGCTAAAAATTGAACTGTTTCCGTCCATGGGTGCAGGAGAAACCTTCATGGAGAATCTCTATCATCTGGTTTTGCCTTCTTTGACACTGGGGGTGATCCTCGGTGCGATCCTGATGAGATTTGTCCGCTCCAGCATGCTGGATGAAATCAATCAAGATTACGTCCGAACTGCCAGATCCAAGGGCGCTTCGGAGAAATTGGTGATTTATAAGCACGTGCTGCGGAATTCGCTCATTCCCGTCATTACCGTAATTGGGTTAGATATTACTGCATTGCTGAGCGGAGCCATTTTGACCGAAACCATTTACAGTCGGCCAGGCTTGGGAAGTATGGCGGTAGGTGCGATCGTTGCTCGTGACTTTCCGACTTTGCAAGGGTGTCTCGTACTATTTACCATCTTGGTTGTCGGCGTGAATTTGGTGGTCGATGTGAGCTATTCACTCGTTAATCCAAAGATCCGGCCAAGTTAA
- a CDS encoding ABC transporter ATP-binding protein, whose product MKGGIFGQETDSVKAVDGVSFTVKKGETFSIVGESGCGKSTTGMCLLRLTEPTSGQVVFNNINILKQNQKALRAIRKDMQVIFQDPYSSLNPKHTIKQIVSEPFRINRTIHKSEIEDRVVSLLRVVGLRPDHLNRFPHEFSGGQRQRIGIARALALHPKLIVCDEPVSALDVSIQSQILNLLEELQEQFALTYIFISHDLSVIEHISDRVAVMYLGKIVEMGEREQIFNNPQHPYTKALLSSVPLAEPKLKSKRQRILLSGDVPNPRNPPQGCHFHTRCPIKADRCMQEPPSLQEVETGQLVSCHFVQ is encoded by the coding sequence ATGAAAGGCGGGATTTTCGGTCAAGAGACGGATTCCGTAAAAGCGGTGGATGGGGTAAGCTTCACCGTTAAAAAAGGAGAAACATTCAGCATCGTAGGAGAATCAGGGTGCGGGAAAAGCACTACCGGGATGTGCTTGCTTCGGTTGACGGAACCTACGTCAGGTCAGGTTGTTTTCAACAATATCAACATCCTTAAGCAAAATCAAAAAGCGTTACGGGCCATACGCAAGGATATGCAAGTGATCTTTCAAGACCCGTACAGCTCCTTGAATCCAAAGCATACGATCAAACAAATTGTAAGTGAACCGTTTCGCATCAATCGGACGATCCATAAGAGCGAAATAGAGGATCGCGTGGTTTCGTTATTGCGCGTAGTTGGGCTGCGCCCCGATCATTTGAATCGGTTTCCCCATGAGTTTTCGGGCGGACAACGGCAGCGGATCGGAATCGCACGGGCACTGGCTCTTCATCCCAAGCTCATCGTATGTGACGAGCCTGTCTCCGCGCTGGATGTATCGATACAATCCCAAATCTTAAACTTGCTGGAAGAATTGCAAGAGCAGTTTGCTTTGACCTATATCTTCATCTCTCATGACTTGAGCGTGATCGAGCATATCAGCGACAGAGTGGCGGTCATGTATTTGGGAAAGATCGTCGAAATGGGCGAGAGAGAACAAATTTTCAACAACCCGCAGCACCCTTACACGAAAGCATTGCTTTCGTCTGTCCCGCTGGCAGAACCTAAATTAAAGAGTAAGAGGCAACGTATTTTGTTGTCTGGCGATGTACCCAATCCAAGAAATCCTCCGCAGGGCTGTCATTTCCATACCCGGTGCCCCATAAAAGCGGATCGTTGCATGCAAGAGCCCCCTTCCCTGCAAGAAGTGGAAACGGGGCAGCTGGTTTCTTGTCATTTCGTTCAATAG
- a CDS encoding ABC transporter ATP-binding protein: MESILEIRELRVGKDHDGHFQAILDNVNFEVKQGETLAIVGESGCGKSMTALSIMGLLPRAIQIASGKVIFGGKDLAGLSRKEIDQVRGKDIAMIFQEPMTSLNPSFTIGNQLSEVLKIHTALQPNERKERVLELLSQVGIPDPAGKFKSYPHELSGGMRQRVMIAMALACNPKMLIADEPTTALDVTIQAQVLNLLSEIQSQYQMAVMLITHDLGVVAETCQRVIVMYAGQVIEEASVEDLFEQPMHPYTIGLMQSAPRLGVAKEKLHVIEGTVPDIRDMPTGCRFHPRCESATDLCKEKEPQLEERGHGRRVRCWHTA, translated from the coding sequence ATGGAGTCTATCCTGGAAATTCGGGAATTGCGAGTCGGTAAGGACCATGACGGACATTTTCAAGCGATTTTGGATAATGTGAATTTCGAAGTAAAACAGGGTGAAACGCTCGCCATCGTTGGAGAAAGCGGGTGCGGCAAAAGCATGACCGCCTTATCGATCATGGGTCTGCTCCCCCGAGCGATTCAGATTGCATCAGGGAAGGTGATTTTTGGCGGAAAGGATCTGGCAGGACTCTCTCGCAAGGAAATCGATCAGGTGAGAGGCAAGGATATCGCCATGATTTTTCAAGAGCCGATGACCTCCCTAAATCCTTCCTTTACGATTGGCAACCAATTATCAGAGGTATTGAAGATCCATACAGCCTTGCAGCCCAACGAAAGAAAAGAGCGTGTCTTAGAGCTGTTATCTCAAGTGGGAATCCCTGATCCGGCTGGAAAGTTCAAATCCTATCCGCATGAGCTGTCGGGGGGGATGCGGCAAAGGGTGATGATCGCGATGGCATTGGCGTGCAACCCGAAGATGTTGATTGCGGATGAGCCCACGACGGCATTGGATGTCACCATTCAAGCCCAGGTTCTGAACTTACTATCAGAGATCCAGTCCCAGTATCAGATGGCGGTCATGCTCATCACCCATGACCTGGGCGTTGTGGCAGAAACCTGTCAACGCGTGATTGTCATGTATGCGGGGCAGGTCATCGAAGAGGCATCGGTTGAGGACTTGTTTGAGCAGCCCATGCATCCGTACACCATCGGATTGATGCAGTCTGCCCCACGACTAGGGGTAGCGAAGGAAAAGCTGCATGTCATCGAAGGAACAGTACCTGACATTCGAGATATGCCAACCGGCTGCCGTTTCCATCCCAGATGCGAGTCTGCAACAGATCTCTGCAAGGAAAAAGAGCCTCAGCTGGAGGAGCGGGGACATGGAAGGAGGGTTCGCTGTTGGCACACTGCGTAG
- a CDS encoding ribulokinase, whose protein sequence is MEKRYVIGIDFGTESGRVVIADVERGGELVSHSTPYRHGTIVERLPGSGKAVGQDWALQHPADYLEVLRQSVPEVLRLSGVSPTQVIGIGVDFTSCTIIPVDAEGQPLCMQASYRDEPHAYVKLWKHHAAQKEANRINEWAKESGETFLSRYGGKSSSEWMVAKVWQVLNEAPDIYRATHRFVEAGDWIVQQLTGNWVRSNCSAGYKAFWHKHDGYPSSDFFKQLDPRLEDLTATKLAGEVLPLGTRAGELTEEAAQQMGLCSGTAVAVSIIDAHAGVPGSGAVRSGQMVMAMGTSLCLLVQSDKEVQVEGVSGVVEDGMITGLFGYEAGQPAVGDLFGWYCEQAVPAYVQESAEQAGVSVHAWLESRAAELKPGQHGLLVLDWWNGNRSVLEDADLSGLIVGLSLHTKPHEIYRALLESTAFGTRRIMEAFAEAGVAVDEIFACGGLPQRNRLFMQIYADVTGREIKIAAATETTALGAAIHGAVAAGAERGGYSDLATAAVRMAQVREETFRPIPENMAVYDELYRQYIRLHDVFGRGGLVMKELKRIKQKQNNPH, encoded by the coding sequence ATGGAGAAACGATATGTCATAGGGATTGATTTTGGGACGGAGTCGGGCAGGGTAGTGATCGCGGATGTAGAGCGAGGGGGCGAGCTCGTGAGCCATTCGACGCCGTACCGGCACGGGACGATCGTGGAGAGGCTGCCAGGCTCGGGAAAAGCGGTTGGTCAGGATTGGGCCTTGCAGCATCCGGCGGACTATCTGGAAGTACTCAGACAGTCCGTTCCGGAGGTTCTCCGTCTGTCCGGTGTGAGTCCCACACAGGTCATCGGGATCGGAGTCGATTTTACTTCGTGCACGATCATCCCTGTCGATGCAGAGGGTCAGCCTTTGTGCATGCAAGCGAGCTACCGCGACGAGCCTCATGCGTATGTCAAGCTGTGGAAGCATCATGCCGCGCAAAAGGAAGCCAACCGCATCAACGAGTGGGCCAAGGAAAGCGGAGAGACCTTCCTCTCGCGATATGGCGGGAAAAGCTCCTCGGAGTGGATGGTGGCAAAAGTCTGGCAAGTGCTGAATGAGGCTCCCGACATTTACCGTGCAACCCATCGCTTCGTGGAGGCGGGAGACTGGATCGTGCAGCAGCTGACAGGGAACTGGGTGAGGAGCAACTGCAGTGCAGGCTACAAGGCTTTTTGGCACAAGCATGACGGGTATCCGTCTTCGGACTTTTTCAAGCAGCTGGATCCAAGGCTGGAGGATTTGACGGCGACCAAGCTCGCAGGTGAGGTTCTCCCATTGGGCACGCGGGCAGGTGAGCTGACAGAAGAAGCTGCACAGCAAATGGGCTTGTGCTCTGGGACCGCTGTGGCAGTCTCGATCATTGACGCTCATGCAGGCGTCCCTGGAAGTGGAGCTGTCCGCTCAGGCCAAATGGTCATGGCGATGGGGACGTCTCTTTGCCTGCTCGTCCAGAGCGACAAAGAAGTGCAGGTAGAGGGTGTGAGCGGCGTCGTGGAAGATGGGATGATCACCGGTCTGTTTGGCTATGAAGCAGGTCAGCCGGCTGTCGGCGATCTTTTTGGCTGGTACTGCGAGCAGGCTGTCCCCGCCTATGTGCAGGAGTCAGCGGAGCAGGCGGGTGTCAGTGTACACGCATGGCTGGAGAGCAGAGCTGCCGAGCTGAAGCCGGGACAGCATGGGCTGTTGGTGTTGGACTGGTGGAATGGCAATCGTTCCGTCCTCGAGGATGCGGATTTGAGTGGGCTTATCGTTGGTCTTTCGCTGCATACCAAGCCGCATGAAATCTATCGGGCCTTGCTGGAATCCACGGCATTCGGAACGCGCAGGATCATGGAGGCTTTTGCAGAAGCCGGGGTTGCAGTGGATGAGATCTTTGCCTGTGGAGGCTTACCTCAGCGAAATCGTTTGTTCATGCAGATATATGCCGATGTGACAGGGCGTGAAATCAAGATCGCTGCTGCCACGGAAACGACAGCACTCGGCGCAGCAATCCACGGGGCAGTCGCCGCTGGTGCAGAACGTGGAGGCTACTCGGATCTTGCGACTGCCGCCGTCCGGATGGCACAAGTGCGAGAGGAAACCTTTCGCCCGATCCCCGAAAACATGGCTGTGTATGATGAGCTTTACCGTCAGTATATCCGCTTGCATGACGTTTTCGGGCGGGGAGGACTCGTCATGAAAGAGCTCAAGCGAATCAAGCAAAAGCAGAACAATCCGCACTGA
- a CDS encoding MFS transporter, producing MAIWVLMSTMFLTNIGFGVILPTLPILSLHLGASAFEMGLAISVFSVASLFASSIWGAVSDRIGRRPVLIFGVVGYGVVSALLPWAPNVAVLLMFRFLAGMMAAAVFPSSLALVAEWTTSEDRPRILGYMGSVNGIGFICGPPVGALLSVYGVAVPFVCVGLLSVINGLLALRLLPRVEKREEEEGQETDTITKARISWLQRMTRSLQNRMIAPLLIGTFVISLVDSSISATLSYFFIGPLQSTQTMAGWGFMVNAAVSSLAQATVFSRVFTRFGDVWTIIIGLSFGVAGYLIFGLSSTLFWAFGALGLLALCGGMAYPAITTSISIHTPRELQGSIFGTHSTVGSLGRTLGPLIAGGLFSYQERSPFLFASGLLFATVGFYVVWMYKMRNHAPNHPQTHSVQKTME from the coding sequence GTGGCCATATGGGTATTGATGTCCACCATGTTCCTTACAAATATCGGCTTCGGGGTCATCCTGCCAACCCTTCCTATTTTATCCCTACACCTTGGTGCTTCTGCGTTTGAAATGGGTCTTGCCATATCCGTATTCTCGGTCGCTTCTCTCTTCGCAAGTTCGATCTGGGGGGCTGTGAGCGATCGGATCGGCAGGCGGCCCGTACTTATTTTCGGGGTTGTTGGTTACGGTGTGGTATCCGCTCTGCTTCCCTGGGCGCCAAATGTTGCTGTATTACTTATGTTCCGGTTTCTTGCAGGTATGATGGCCGCAGCGGTATTTCCATCCTCTTTGGCGTTGGTGGCGGAATGGACAACGTCGGAGGATCGTCCGAGGATACTAGGCTACATGGGATCGGTAAATGGAATTGGTTTTATTTGCGGCCCGCCGGTTGGAGCGCTTTTAAGTGTTTACGGTGTTGCCGTGCCGTTTGTCTGTGTCGGACTATTGTCCGTCATCAATGGCTTGCTTGCCCTTCGATTGCTGCCTCGGGTGGAAAAAAGAGAGGAAGAAGAAGGACAAGAGACAGACACCATCACGAAAGCGCGGATATCGTGGCTGCAACGCATGACGCGATCCCTGCAGAACAGGATGATCGCTCCGCTTTTGATTGGAACATTTGTCATTTCCTTGGTTGATTCCAGTATTTCCGCAACCCTTTCCTACTTTTTTATCGGTCCCCTGCAATCGACCCAAACGATGGCTGGATGGGGATTCATGGTAAACGCAGCTGTCAGCTCGCTGGCACAGGCGACCGTATTCTCCAGAGTCTTTACCCGGTTTGGCGATGTGTGGACGATCATAATCGGGTTATCGTTTGGAGTTGCAGGTTATTTGATTTTTGGGTTGTCGAGTACGTTATTCTGGGCATTCGGTGCCTTAGGGTTGCTGGCTCTTTGTGGCGGAATGGCGTATCCTGCGATCACGACAAGCATTTCCATACATACACCGAGAGAATTGCAGGGAAGCATCTTCGGCACGCATAGCACGGTTGGCAGCCTGGGGCGTACACTTGGTCCATTGATTGCCGGTGGGCTGTTTTCCTATCAGGAACGTAGTCCCTTTCTCTTTGCAAGCGGTTTGCTGTTTGCGACTGTCGGATTTTATGTGGTCTGGATGTACAAGATGCGAAATCATGCGCCAAACCATCCCCAAACCCATTCGGTGCAGAAAACGATGGAGTAA
- a CDS encoding glycerophosphodiester phosphodiesterase family protein, protein MIETLKDQQTIVVAAHRGWKSAYPENTLLAFQQAMELGADMLEFDLRFSKDRVIMIIHDETVDRTTNGSGKVSDFTMEELKQLDAGGWFGVVYAGIKIPTLEELCDLLADYPHVLLNVEIKSSPDAKEVADAAVSLLRERGILANCVFTSFDAEVIAHLHDEHGCRTQGFPGQLMSNYVSGPDGTISKMWAVGISMKLLTPQVVQEYREQGILPWCYSPDVEQQVYYALGCGSLLMTVNDPLPAMRIREQMNR, encoded by the coding sequence GTGATTGAAACGCTAAAGGATCAGCAAACGATCGTCGTAGCTGCGCACCGGGGCTGGAAGTCAGCCTATCCCGAGAACACCTTGCTCGCTTTTCAGCAGGCCATGGAGCTTGGAGCTGACATGCTGGAATTCGATCTGCGCTTTTCCAAGGATCGTGTCATCATGATCATCCATGATGAAACAGTGGACCGGACGACGAATGGATCGGGCAAAGTGAGCGACTTTACAATGGAAGAATTGAAGCAGCTGGATGCCGGCGGATGGTTCGGAGTGGTGTATGCGGGAATCAAGATTCCTACATTAGAAGAGCTGTGCGACCTCTTGGCAGATTACCCGCACGTCCTGCTAAATGTGGAAATCAAGTCAAGCCCGGATGCCAAGGAGGTCGCGGACGCCGCGGTCTCCCTCCTCCGGGAGCGCGGGATCCTCGCTAACTGTGTGTTCACCAGCTTTGACGCGGAAGTCATCGCCCATCTTCATGATGAGCATGGTTGCAGAACACAAGGATTTCCCGGACAGCTCATGTCCAACTACGTAAGCGGACCGGATGGCACCATTTCCAAAATGTGGGCTGTCGGCATCAGCATGAAGCTGTTGACTCCGCAAGTCGTGCAAGAATACAGGGAGCAGGGAATTCTCCCCTGGTGCTATTCCCCAGACGTCGAACAGCAGGTTTATTACGCGCTCGGATGCGGCTCTTTGCTGATGACGGTAAACGATCCTCTCCCAGCCATGCGCATTCGGGAGCAAATGAATCGATAA
- a CDS encoding ABC transporter permease produces the protein MEGPAVGKSIAAIQNPAKTSKAAAELSTWAAFAKNKMGLVAFIVLLLFIVIALAAPLIVPYDPLEQNTAQRLQGPSADHFLGTDSYGRDVFSRILIGSQTSLIVGFIGVAISGIIGFSIGMIAGYKGGWIDDILMRILESIMTIPLILLGMMVLVALSSNLSTMILVISIGLIPGCARIARGSTLEIKEKEFIKATISMGGSSFRIIFMHILPNILGPLLVVSTLNMASVIRIEASLSFLGMGVKPPTPTWGNMIQEGFQFITLSPGLSLYPGIALMILSIAFNLIGDAMRDAIDPHLKHQRK, from the coding sequence ATGGAAGGTCCTGCAGTCGGAAAGAGCATTGCTGCCATTCAGAATCCTGCGAAAACCAGTAAGGCTGCCGCCGAATTATCCACATGGGCTGCTTTTGCCAAAAACAAAATGGGATTGGTTGCTTTCATCGTTTTGCTCCTCTTTATCGTCATCGCACTCGCAGCTCCTCTCATCGTTCCTTATGATCCGCTGGAACAAAACACAGCGCAACGGCTGCAGGGTCCCTCTGCAGACCATTTCCTCGGGACTGATTCGTACGGCAGGGATGTGTTTAGCCGCATCCTTATTGGATCGCAAACGTCACTGATCGTCGGGTTTATCGGCGTTGCCATCAGCGGGATCATCGGTTTTAGCATCGGCATGATCGCCGGTTACAAAGGCGGATGGATCGATGACATACTCATGCGCATCCTTGAATCCATCATGACGATTCCCCTCATCTTATTGGGGATGATGGTGTTGGTAGCATTAAGTTCCAACTTATCGACCATGATTCTCGTCATCAGTATTGGATTGATTCCAGGTTGTGCACGTATCGCTCGCGGATCCACATTGGAAATAAAAGAAAAGGAATTTATTAAAGCGACGATCTCTATGGGGGGAAGTAGCTTTCGCATCATTTTCATGCATATCCTCCCGAACATTTTAGGCCCGCTGCTGGTGGTATCCACGCTGAACATGGCATCCGTCATCCGTATTGAAGCGAGTCTCAGCTTTCTCGGGATGGGTGTTAAGCCGCCGACACCGACATGGGGGAACATGATCCAGGAAGGCTTTCAATTCATCACCCTTTCACCCGGTTTATCACTCTATCCAGGCATTGCTCTGATGATCCTGTCCATCGCCTTCAATCTGATCGGGGACGCGATGCGCGATGCCATAGATCCACATCTCAAGCACCAGCGGAAATAG